TTTGGCATTTGTGTTTCAATTAACTGTTTTCACCGTCATTGTGGTTGTCCCATTGATATACGTGATGGACTTTATTACAGCTGCAGCTATATGGATAAAGTATTATATTGTACTGGAttgtaatacaatacaataatcGCTAGTGCATTGGGcatttcttgtgttattttatgATCACAGTAGTCCTCACAAGGACATTTTAAGCAGAACAGTAGAGTCTTTTACAACTGGCCtcactgaataaataaatggtaGGAGTACTCTTAAGAGAAGCAAAAATAACATAGGTCCCTGAGGATGACTTCTTTGAAAATGGAGACTCGAAAGAGCGAAATAATGGAGACAGTTGTTCCagccatacacacaaacatttttggGCTTACATTTAAcaaaagaccattccattgagtATGCAAAAAGCATAGTATTCTGTGACGTAGCACCACACACTGACCTTTGTTCACTTGACTGATTCGTAACCATGACAGAATCAGGActctatgaataaataataacaacCATGTACATGTTAAAGCCTGCCCATCTCTACCTTGTGGTTGGGGCTGAGCAACAATGGCGACAATAGCTAAAAGATAAAAAGGATTTCAATGCACTTGATACAACACTTCATCAGTTTGAATTCACCaagtctgtttttgttttaggGATGAATGCAAGAAGCTTTGCTAGTGCCAAGGCATGAAATCTTCATTTCACAGTGGTAATATATCTAGCAAATGATATTTGAAATAATCAACATCTTGATCTTGTGTAGCACAGCAAAAAGCTCTTACAAAATCCTCTTATTCAGCAAAATCTATCACAACTTGGACAAAATCATTCATGAAGCAGCATTAGAACATGACCAATACAATTGCCATACGCAAGGCAATTTGAGAAACACAACAACAGATCAGATTTCAAATattacaaagttttaaaatcaaTTCAGGAAATTATGATCTTTTGaaatctagtttttttttttaatgctaaaTACATTTGTAAATAGCAACATAATAAAAACCCTCACATCTGTCCTTAAACACTTCCCCGCTGTATTTGTAGCCTcctttcaaaaaaataaatcataaattCAAAAATAAGAAACTCACCTGGCTCAGCAGGGTGCAGTGTGCAGCTCTTGCAGTGCAAATAATGAAAATCACTTTCTGGTCTCGGCAAAAGAGATTGTCTGTACCCGCCCTCATTTGATCCAACATCACTTAGCATGGCTCCCTCACTGTCATAGCAGGATGCTCCAATGGTTGACGGATGATCAGTTGCAATGCAAATAAAGGACAACTAGTGAATTACAAATATTGTTGGATAAAATCAGAGTGAATATTGACATATCTAATAATTACCCACATTTGCAAAGAGTCCACAACTATAGGAGCACGTTTCTTAAGGGGTTAATCTGTTGGTATTTTCCATGTTGTTGGAAGTGACTCCTATCTCTGTTGGATCCAGTGATGGTGACAACAAAAACTGTAGCTGTTCATGATTCAACCCTTTCTTCCAAACCTGGCAGAGAATTGTCTGTAGTTAGAAGACGCAGTTCTCATCAGTCACTGCCCCGCCCGAGTTAATCCTTACTTCATCTGGTTCCTGTATTGTAAAACAACACAATATTTGTGATACACTCTAGTAAATAATAATTTCAGGAAATGTTGGAACAGTGCAGGGAAGCATGAAAATCCATTTATTTCTGTTCTACTGAGTGAAGGTGTTTCACTAAATTATAAAGGATGACAGTCTCTTACATAGTACATGAAAAATTCAAGCAGCTTTATGAGATCAAATATTGAAATGCCTCCCATCTGACATGGAATGAGGCCTACAGTAGAGAAGTAGGCTGCAGTTTATggtcaaatgtaaaaatatcTCGGGCGAAAAATGGGACTGACACTGCCAATGaataaatattataattatGCTCATAGATTTCCAAAGCTACAAATCAGACCGTTTTAGAAAATCTATCGACCATGGTGAAGACAGTTGTTTTACTTTCATGATGCATCACGCACTAAAATAGGAGAGAAGAAAAGTTGGGGATATGACTATTTCCTGTTTCAGTCAGGTCCTGGATATCATTCCCGCTAAGTGAATCTTGCTGCCTCCGTGTTGCTGCATTTGGAAGCTGAGGTCTTGGGTAGATGACTGACATCTCGTGAATGAAAGAGTCACTTTGCTTGGTGCCAACAAACAATCCTCAAAATGGGCCATGATGTTCAGTGGAGATGTGATGACTCCAAACACTGGTGATGCagaaaaaaagtaaagaaaCAAATCCAACCTATAAGTGCTACAAAGCCATTATAACTTCGAACTCAACCACAAACTCAGTTGATGTTAAGTTACCATTGTGCTTCTCTATTTCAGCCAAGCAGACAGACAACATCCACAGACTTGAGATGGTCCGCAACTTGAAGCCAAACAGACTGGCTGGCAGATAGAAGAACCAATAGTCCAAGAAGGACCAGGCCCACAGTGGACTCGCACTTAAGGGAACTCTGAGATCCACTTGTTTGACGTGCTGGAGCACAGCTTCATCCATTTGAGCGGCCATTGCAACTGCACACAAAAATATTCCACTCAGGTTGCTCTGATTAGTGTCAGCATGTACTTGAGTCAAAAGTGAATTTACATATATAGGTGTTTTTACGCAAAAATACGTTTACACTATAAAAACAATAATGAGTCTGTTGAGGATCCGCGACATCACAACTAACTGTAGGACAATTAATTCCTGATGTAAATGGATGCAAAATTATTTCAGCTAGATTTTCATTAAAAATAGGTACATTAGAAAATTCATCGACACAGTTTTTTAACAGCCATCCATGCATCTTTAATATCTGCTATACTAGGCATCTCTTACTTAATTTTTTGCCCCGGCAAGGTCTGCAGAGATATGCTTTACAGTTCTAGGTGATGAAGCCAAGAGATCTTTCTGGATTTTGGGGTGGCTAGCAACAGAACCATAGTTCTATATTCAGAGCTATCTGTACACAGTACCAAGATGAATTTATGGAGCAGAAAGTGGACCACCTTCGGCCATCACCAGACAATCACAGGGCGAGTGTCAAGACCTCATTAAGTGGGAGCCAATCCCCGTTGGCTTTGGGAGCGATGCGGCGGTACACCCTGGATTGATCGTCAAGTCAATTGTGTTTACCATGCTGCTTAAGGGCAGTTTCTAACGTTGGAAATTTTGAACGTGAAAACAAGACATTTACAAGAAACAGAGATGCTCACTCTCATTTTTGGCTTGTTGGTACTTGTTCTTGGACATCAATGTTAAGATGCTCTCCCACACAAGACTCTTGGAACGGGAAGTGGCAGACAGCAAGACATCCACTTCCACACCGACATCCAAAGTTCTGTACACGAGGACTTGAACTTGCAACGTATAGGGACCTTTCTTCAACTCATCAACTGGCTCATGGGTTTTAATGCTCTGGCGCACACAAACCAGACCTTGAAAAATCATTCAGACAAATTACATTGGTGAAATATCAAACGTACAAAAGAAAACACTGCAGTTTCATAATAAAAGAGCTTTGGAATGTCCTACTCAGATATCAGAGCTACAACCTCGGTAGAAGCATTCAAGAAACGATGAAAAACAAATTTCTACGCTGTTGCTCGTAATTAACCTACGCTGGCTGATTTGATTGCAGTTTGTGctctttctcctttttttgtcaattttagAATTGACACActtatttgatgcacaatttgtctttgttggCTACATAAAATATGGATAAAAATGATGGGGGTTTGCCACTTGATTGATGTATTCATATTACTACATGTATTAAGATTACAGAcgttttattattcatattaaTCAAAATAACATTGTTTACACTAGTGGGGAAGCATAGATGTATAAGAAAGTTTTAAAAATACGCAAATACTTGCAACACGTGTAAATATTCTGTAGGAGTTCATCGGGGAATAATAAACTTACCAACTGGGCTCAGCCGAAAGTTGTGATCAGTAATGGCCATGAGCAAAAGTGTGCGGCACAGAACCTCAGGGAAGCAGAGAGGAATGTCTCTGTATTCGCTGTCTGGATAGTCCCAACCATAACCGGTAGCACCGCAAAACCTCCTCAGAAGCGCTGTGTCCATTCTGAAAAAACGATCATCAGTCTGATGCTCCACGGAAGCATTGCGAACAGACAGTATAAGATCTTACCTGCAGTTGTGGACGGCGTAAAATACGTCACATCCCTTCTTTGGGCTTGGCTTGTACAAGCAGCCCTTTCTCCAAATAAGACCTTTGGTCACATATTTCAGAAACAGGTAGGAAAGTTTTGGAAGTCTCTCCCAGCAGAGTGTATTTGTTTTCAGTAATTTATGAGAACAGTAGATGTGCACATAGACGAAATAAACGCAGGGTACAGATAGCGAGGCCAAAATATAATTCTGAAGGCTtcttatcattttattttatttacattcaGCTTAACAAATACAAAACCTTCAATCCTGCCTGTAAGAGGAAGTTGTGGTCGGGTGACTGACGTACGGCAGCCACAATAGGACAAAACAGAACTAAACGGCAAAAAGAAATTCAGGATGGCGTCACATAAATTCTTTATTATGAAGCACGTTTACAAGAATATAAAGGATTTCATATTTAATTTACATTGATCAAACTAAACCTTTTAGACAATTGTGTTCATCTTAAAGTGAAATTCACTACAGAAGGGCGTGTTAAACCACTGCAGAAAAGGCATGGCCTACTTACATAATTATCGATCAATGTCACCCTATCGACATTAAATGTTCTGTTAAGTCCACAGCTTCCTGAGGTTGTGCAATTGGAGGTAAATGGGCTTTTCCATTCGTTTTCTTCATCCAAACAGCAGCAACAAAACGATACACACTGAATTCACTGCAATCAAAGGCACTGCGATGGCAAGACAAATACGTGTCAATGGACTTGTGTTGAAATGCTCCATGCATCCCTTGAACAGGTTTTCCTGGCAAAATGTGGTTGGGGCTCACCTCTCATGACGGTACGCACAGAGCGAATCAGCGTCATCATCTGAACTTTGATGCCTGGTTCATCACCAAATCCTCCAACGCCCTGGTCCACGCCCCATCCAACTAcacacaacatttttttttctagatcaaccttttattccaagacaaacacattaggtataataacaccatcaactacaagtcgacaaaaacaaaataagacaTCTACACAACACAGTAACAACAATCTTGCACCTGTCATTCATTCAAGCGCAAACGTCCACGTAATGATTGTATAAATCTAAATTCGAAGTAGCTTGAATCGAGGAGAAAACCTAAAACGTTTTAATAGTGAACGTTACTTACTATCCCTTTACTGGAAAGGTTATTTCAACCTGGGTCAAGCAGCATTACTTCTTGCCGTTAGCAAGGTAGCTAACATTAACCGTATCAACGACAAAACAATAACATTTCCGTATACTGAAGGCAATGTAGTCATCATAACTTACTTCTACTCAAAAAACGTTCTTCGTGCAGTACTGCTACGGCATTCACGCAGAGAATTGCTGCTTGGATCAGTGAGTAAAGAGTAAATGCCATGTTCCCTCAATGAACAGTTAGCAAGAGCAATTTACGTCTGACGTATGCTATGGCGGCCTTGGAGGGAAAAACTAAGCTTCGTGAGCGTTAAATTGTCCATGTTACAAATTATTTGCGTATTAATACGAGGGAGAAACAAAGCTGAGGTAGCGCTAAATTGTCTACAATACAAATTGTTTATCAGAATAACTATGGGAGGGAATAAATTTATTGACTGTTAGGTATAAATATTTTTAAGTGGGTCCCactaaaaatgcgatttaaaaaaaaaaactgaaaattaTTGTCCAAATTTGTTCGACCACAGCAAACCCAACATAAAACGATAAGTCAAAAACATGAGTCATGAGAATAAAaatctttattattagtgttttATTAAGTCTGCATAATATGCCCCACGCCTGAGAAGCTTATGGTCAATGGGGGGAAGCTCTAATAATACCGCCCTCTACTGGTAAAATTGCAACATCTACTGTAATGACTGCTTTGCAAAAAGAAACTTGTTAAATACACGTTCTACTATTGTGCGTCTGTACGCATGGTCCACATCAGTTTCTGTAAGGTACGGTTTCACATTCATATGTTGTTGGCCAAAGACAAAATGATGTAACACTGGTCCCTCCTAAAACATGGTAAATTTCCCCAAATCCAAATGTTCCTCGGTACACTTCAAGTACAATCGCTAGTGCctcaaagtgaacacatttacaTTAAGAGGGAAGGGCACATGTCAAACTTGCACCAGCAACATACTTATGGACAATAAAGGAAGAGCACATAAGTATTGTTTTACTATATTTTATAGGCAGAACAAATACAATACACTTAACACCAACAGTCCCAGTGAGGGGGGCACATTAGCACTTTTCTTTGGGAAGAAAGAAAAGCAATCTCCCATGTTTTGAGAACACTTCGAAAGCTAGCTGACAGTAAATCTTGATGAAGCACAAAAAGGCTAATATCGTGGTCGTTGTAAAGAGATGAAGGAAGGGCCATTGCAAAGtagcaaatactttttttttccactgaagcAAGGAGTCACAGATGGAAGGAAATTAATGTCAGCTGAACCTTTCAGGCCAAATAAAGGAATGATCCTCAGCCCCCAGATTGTTTTGCTGGCAGCTGTGTTTTTGAAAATATCACTCTATGACAGAACATTTTACATAGATTCATATATAAAAATACATGAGAATACAAAGAAGTAGCAAAACAATTGGGATATAGGCTAAAACCAATGATGAATACTCATTGATAACTTCAATTGATCCTGATGTGACGATTAAATGCCTCTTGGAAAGTGAGACAAAAGAAGCTCTTGCTAATAGCTGATATTCTCTGGTCCCTGCCAAGTGCAACCCTCAAAGCCTCATTTGTAAACCAGGCTGGATGTTGGGATGCGAGTGAACTTCACCATGGACAAATACTGCCATATAATGACAAAGAAATTAACAAACACACTGAACTTTCAGTttgtttagggtttgggatttTTAAACCAACATTCCTATTTGTCAGTTAAGTAGTATGTCTTATAACGACACAAGAgtttaaaaaagaagaagaaaaaaaaatggggtagGGGATTCAAGTCTAGCATACAGTGAGGttgatttcattattttttttgttttaaaaaaaggttCCACTCCATGGCTACCTTCAATAAGCTCCCTGAACCCTGACAAAACATGGGCAATATTTCTTTGAGAAATGAAAACACATGCTCAGAACAATACTTGAGAGAAGGTCCAGAGCAAATATCTTAACACACAAGCCATGGAGTGAAAAATATTCTAACATTTTTGGTATTTCGCCTACTTCCTGGACAAGAATACTTTACAATGTATTTGTACCTCAAATAGATGTAATACACGATTTGGGAAGAAGCAGTTGAACAAGGTGCATGAAAGATGACTAACAAAGTGCCAAATTCTTCTGTTTCTAGGGGAGTGTGCATGTCGTATTGAGCTCTGTGGAGAAGGGGAACAAATACTATGCAATGAACACAAATTGTTTTGCTGGGATTTCTAAGATGGGACTCAATTGAAATTTGATCTTTGTAACCATTTTCTTTCAAGGAGTGTGGCGTTTCATCCTTGTTTTAAGACATACTGGAGCAGCGTGCAGACGGGGAACCCATCTGGGTCAAGACCTTGTCTAGCCACTGTAGAGGACCATTCAAATGTAACTCGATCCAGCACGGAGTGCTCGTAACCGTCTGCCTTCtgtgaaacaaacaaataaaaataatgaatcaAACTACCGTGTGGATACTTGGGTTCAAACTTTTCACACATTCCCAGATATCAAACTAGAAATACTGTATGGATACATCAGTGTGGAACTGGTTACTGATTGATTTGAAGGTAAAATATAGATTACCACATTGTGTCGACAAATTCTCTCAATGTGCTCCTTTCAACAGCTTCTATTGATTGACACGTAAAGTGATAGGATCACCTGTACTCTGCTCCCCAGCCTTTGACGAAGCTCATACGGATGGTGCACATCCGAGTGAGTTGGTACACTGCTTCAAAGCCCTGGTTAACagactgggctagcagagctgcAAATTCTTGATTGTTAAAGATTTTTAAATTACAACCTGAGTGGGGGGTGAAGAAGAGGTACAGAGGGAAAGTAAATGGACAAGAGTTTTTGACATGGGAAAACAAACACTTTTCTTTTGTGATTGATGACAAGAAACTAACTTATCAAGCAAGACTTGATTTACTAACAGTACATTTGTGAgaaaattgagattttttttctgttccgcAATATGCATCTATCAAATCAATTACATTGTAATAGAATTAATGTGTTCCAGTGACCCTCAAAATCCATGGAAAAATTTAGGGGTGTTTCAATTATAGAAGAAATTGCTGTGCTGTTTAAAAATTTAATAAGAATTGCAGAAGATCTAAGAAGATACAACGGTACACATTGAACAGCAAGTTTCGTTAAATGTCTTGCATTTTGACTAACATGGAAACTAAAGTACTTGCTAAAATGCTGCAAAGGATAGTAGGACAGATAGCTTTGGTATGTTACCTGGCGGAATTTTACACACTGTTGCTGGATGCCATCCATACCGCTGATTGCAGTTTGGACTCTGGACAAAGATGGCACTATCACTCAGACACTCAGCAAACACTTCTCCACCAATGTAGTAGAGTCGAACACCTCTTCCTGTATAtcacacaacaaaaacacaattctCATAGAATCACAAAATTGTGATCCAAGTTTGTAAAACTGTTCTTCAAACAATGTCACATTATCCTTTGGAAGATAATTGATTCTTACCTATATGCCTTCGCGTCATCTCTACAGTGGCATTTCTGTTGACATTAGACAGCAGACCTAAGCAGAATCGCTCAGAGTTGGATGGATCTGTAAATCCATCGACAGTCAACGAGGGCTGTGAGGCATGGAAGGTCTCCCCAACACGTTGGTTTAGCTCATAATAGGCTATTGAGCACCAAAAAGCCGGTTCTGAGTAAGTCACCGGTTGCAGGTCTATAGAGATAGACAGTGTAATCCTCATTCAGATGATGTATTGTGTATGCCTTGATAACCTCAGTTACAATGAATTGCTTTCTTACCCATACTGTGATTGACAGGTGACAGAGTGCTGGGAGACATCTCTGCTGGAGAACCTGGCAAAAGCACATCAAATTTAAAGATTGGTTtcacaaaagcaacaacaagTGGCAGACAAGTAGTAAGATGTGTGATGAAAAAGATGAGAATAGAGTCAAAAAATCACAGAGAACTGGAAAAAGAATAAAGCAACTAATATACAATAAAAGACTCAGGTCAATGAGCTCCTATTTGGGCCACAAAACTTTCATAATTATTTTTGCCCCAACCAGGATCAGTTTTTTTTATCTACCATCCAAATGGGGTGAAATAGATCAAGgaataattttgaaaaattttttggagtcatatcaaaactttttttcttaATGGAAGGACGGAGTTAGTGCCAGGGGGACACGGACCTCAATTTTCTTGTGGAGAACCCATATTGGAATTATACCAGCGTTTTTTGAAGATTTCATCTGTATGTTTACAAAAATGTGTCACATTTTCTCAATGCATTTCAATAGGGGGCAATTActcaacaaatttaaaaaaaaaaaaaaaattgcaatgcaAATCTATATTGTGTACGCTTTTTaggtcatttatttttatatcagCATAAAATGTTAAGGGACACGTGACGACatgtttagtaaaaaaaaatgctgttgacCTGTGTTATTCAGGGCCTTTTTCTATTCATGGACCAGaacatatttaaaatgaattttttCTCCTCCAATATATTTGGTCAGGAAATGTGGCCCCTAGTagcgaaaaacaaacaaacaaacaaacaaacaaacaaacaaacaaacaaacaaacaaacaaacaaacaaacaaacaaacagtgtCTTAAGACCCGAGTCAGTGGTACCTGTATCCATGCTTTGATTGATCTGTTGATCACTGGCCTCTCCATCCTCACTGATGTAACCAGGCGGAGGCGTTTCTGTTCAATTGAGGGCATGGCAGAACAATGAAATGGTATCTAGCGTGACTCGAACCAGGAATCCACTTTTATTCATTCACATTTATTCACAAATTCATTTATGTCTTTATTTACTGACTTCCTTCAAGTTATACGACAGTAAGCGTACCTGGtatgtagttatttggaggatcAATTCCTGCAGGAAAGTTTGTGTTCTCGGGTATGGAATGAGTGTAGTCATCCAGAGGTGGCAACTCTGTCAGAATTTCAGAGTGTCTTGGCACAAGAACTGGAGGCAGAACTGTGGGGAAATAGTCAAGTTCCGTAGAGTTCAGTTAGTCTCAACTTAAAGCATCATCAAATTTGGCTTACATGTTAACACACAATTGTTCTTAGTGGAAAAACACACCATCACTTGGCTCACACATTGTTAGCCTCACTCGGCGCTTCTGCCCCACTGTTTGAGAAGGACTGCGAAGTAGTAACATTAAATTGGATCCAACTGTCCTTCATCATGTCACAAGGCATGTATAGGTTTAACACAACTTTGTATTTATTGGAAATAAATTCAGGGGACACATACAACACCTCTTCTGCCTGTGCATAAAATATACTGTGCTGGAGCTGTCCAAAAACACAGTTATAGGTcctgtgtttgattttgtttgacCACACTTTGATTTTCAAAGCTGAAGTTTATACATTTACATTCTCCACTGAAATGTAGTTCggcttttcaaatttgaatttcacAAATAGTACCTTTTTGGGGAAAAGAAACTTGGTAAGAAATTTGGTAGCCCGACTTTTTACCAACACTACACACTGGAAAATCGTGTACAAAATGTATGTTGGCCTATCAATTTGTTTGCATTTGATAAGAATATATTCAAACAAGGGtgatttttaaaagaaaaaaaaaatatgcacttGATCGTCTCGACCAGGTGTctccaacaaaaatatttgtgaaaTATTTGTCTGTCATTAGAGGGGGAGGAGAAAGCAGGTCCAACCAGGGAGAATTTAAAGATTGAGTTTGTTTTATGCAAGTTTGAAGGGTTACAAATGAAAGCCATCTTACCTGGAGTCTCGACCCTCTGATAATGGTAGGGGTTGATGCAGACCTCATCCTTCTTGAGGTGAAAGGCATACTCACAGGCCTCAATAGCACGCAGTTCATGGTGGCTGTGGAGATCTGGCCACCGCCACAAACGGCAATAGATAACATGGGGAAGCCCCTTCCTGTGGGACCCCTGCA
This portion of the Syngnathus scovelli strain Florida chromosome 3, RoL_Ssco_1.2, whole genome shotgun sequence genome encodes:
- the si:ch211-12e13.1 gene encoding uncharacterized protein si:ch211-12e13.1; translation: MIRSLQNYILASLSVPCVYFVYVHIYCSHKLLKTNTLCWERLPKLSYLFLKYVTKGLIWRKGCLYKPSPKKGCDVFYAVHNCRMDTALLRRFCGATGYGWDYPDSEYRDIPLCFPEVLCRTLLLMAITDHNFRLSPVGLVCVRQSIKTHEPVDELKKGPYTLQVQVLVYRTLDVGVEVDVLLSATSRSKSLVWESILTLMSKNKYQQAKNEIAMAAQMDEAVLQHVKQVDLRVPLSASPLWAWSFLDYWFFYLPASLFGFKLRTISSLWMLSVCLAEIEKHNVFGVITSPLNIMAHFEDCLLAPSKVTLSFTRCQSSTQDLSFQMQQHGGSKIHLAGMISRT
- the LOC125994727 gene encoding immediate early response 3-interacting protein 1, with the protein product MAFTLYSLIQAAILCVNAVAVLHEERFLSRIGWGVDQGVGGFGDEPGIKVQMMTLIRSVRTVMRVPLIAVNSVCIVLLLLFG
- the LOC125994718 gene encoding mothers against decapentaplegic homolog 2, with the protein product MSSILPFTPPVVKRLLGWKKSTNGPGGAGGGELNGQEEKWCEKAVKSLVKKLKKTGQLDELEKAITTQNCNTKCVTIPSNCSEIWGLSSPNTIEQWDTSGLYSYSDQTRSLDGHLQGSHRKGLPHVIYCRLWRWPDLHSHHELRAIEACEYAFHLKKDEVCINPYHYQRVETPVLPPVLVPRHSEILTELPPLDDYTHSIPENTNFPAGIDPPNNYIPETPPPGYISEDGEASDQQINQSMDTGSPAEMSPSTLSPVNHSMDLQPVTYSEPAFWCSIAYYELNQRVGETFHASQPSLTVDGFTDPSNSERFCLGLLSNVNRNATVEMTRRHIGRGVRLYYIGGEVFAECLSDSAIFVQSPNCNQRYGWHPATVCKIPPGCNLKIFNNQEFAALLAQSVNQGFEAVYQLTRMCTIRMSFVKGWGAEYRRQTVTSTPCWIELHLNGPLQWLDKVLTQMGSPSARCSSMS